The Pseudoalteromonas sp. N1230-9 genome segment GAAAAAGATAGCCGTGCATGTAGCGACGAAATAGACCTTGCTAAAATCATGCTTGGTGAGCAGATCAAAAAGGAATAAAATGCGATTTAAATCAGCCTTTATAACACTGTGCAGTGCATTACTCACAATCGTGGTTTTGCACAGTGAGCCGTTGAAGGCGCAAACAAATTTTAAACTTCCCGATTTAGGCACCTCGGCACTGCAAGCACTTCCTATTGAAAAAGAGCAAGCAATTGGTGAAGTAATGATGATGCAGATCCGAGGATCATCACCTGTTGTTAATGATCCCGTACTTGACGAGTATCTCACAACTTTAGGTCGTCGCTTAGTTGCAAATGCCAACGATGTACGTTTTCCGTTTTCTTTTTTCTGGATTAACAACTCTGAGATTAATGCATTTGCATTCTATGGTGGCCATGTTGGTGTTCACACTGGGCTTATTGCTCAAGCTGATAACGAAAGCCAATTTGCGTCAGTGTTGGGCCATGAGATAGCGCACGTAACACAACGTCATTTAGCGCGTAGACTCCAACAACAACAAGACAATAGCGCTTTAACAATTGCAGGTATGATTGCAGGTATTTTAGCAACAGTTGTCTCACCTGATGCAGGTATTGCAATTATTTCAGCAAACCAAACACAAGCCGCATTTAGCCAACTCACTCACAGTCGTGCTGCAGAGCAAGAAGCTGACCGTATTGGTATGCAAACCCTTAACAATGCCGGCTTTGATCCGCGCCAATCAAGCGAGTTTTTAACTAAACTAGCTGCGCAAATCCGTTACAAATACAAGCCCCCTGCTTTTTTGCTTACTCACCCATTACCCGAAAGCCGCGTCTCTGATGTACGCTTAAGAGCTGAGCAATACCCTAAAAAGCACTTCTCAGATAGCTTAGAATTCAATTTAGCAAAAAGTCGTGTTATTGCTCGCTATTATCAAAAGTCTGAAGCTGCTGAGGACCTCTTTCGAAAATTAATGCGTGAAAATACTGCGTATGGCGATACTGCTCTAAAATATGGTTTAGGGATTAGCTTATTAGACCAGAAAAAACTCGATGAAGCTGCCAGTGTACTTGAGCCATTACGCAAAAAAGATCCTAAAAACTTATTTTATATCGATACCCACACTGATCTACTTATTGCGCAAGGTAAAG includes the following:
- a CDS encoding beta-barrel assembly-enhancing protease is translated as MRFKSAFITLCSALLTIVVLHSEPLKAQTNFKLPDLGTSALQALPIEKEQAIGEVMMMQIRGSSPVVNDPVLDEYLTTLGRRLVANANDVRFPFSFFWINNSEINAFAFYGGHVGVHTGLIAQADNESQFASVLGHEIAHVTQRHLARRLQQQQDNSALTIAGMIAGILATVVSPDAGIAIISANQTQAAFSQLTHSRAAEQEADRIGMQTLNNAGFDPRQSSEFLTKLAAQIRYKYKPPAFLLTHPLPESRVSDVRLRAEQYPKKHFSDSLEFNLAKSRVIARYYQKSEAAEDLFRKLMRENTAYGDTALKYGLGISLLDQKKLDEAASVLEPLRKKDPKNLFYIDTHTDLLIAQGKADEAVEYLAKLNIDRPNNQVITLNYANAAIEAEQYDVAEQVLKTFLLAKPDHNLGKELIANVYKKQKNLAAYHEAHADVLAQYGAYLKAADEIQKALNFVEPEELVKQQRLKALLTQYRQLQKELARL